From the Gemmatimonadales bacterium genome, the window AGCGCCTTCTTGGCCAGCGCCTCCTCGATGCCCTCGATCTCGAACAGCATCCGCCCGATCTTCACCGGGCACACCCAGCCCTCCGGGTTGCCCTTGCCCTTCCCCATCCGCGTCTCGGCCGGCTTCTTGGTGATCGGCTTGTCGGGGAACAGCCGGATCCACAGCTTGCCGCCGCGCTTCATGCTGCGCGTCATCGCCACGCGGGCCGCCTCGATCTGCCGGTTCGTGACCCACCCCGCCTCCAGCGCCTGGAGCCCGAAGTGCCCGAACGCCACGGTCTGGCCGCGGGTCGCGACCCCCCGCATCCGGCCCTTCATCTGCTTGCGGAACTTGACCCGCTTGGGCGCCAGCATGCTCAGGCCCCCGTGCTGTAGGTGCGGCCGCGCGCGTCTTCCACGACCTCGCCCTTGAAGATCCAGGTCTTGACGCCGATGGTGCCGAAGGTCGTCTTGGCGGTCGCGGTGGCGTAGTCCACGTCGGCCCGCAGCGTGTGCAGCGGCACCCGCCCCTCGTGGTAGCCCTCCACCCGCGCGATCTCCGCCCCGCCCAGCCGCCCGCCGCACTTGATCTTGATCCCCTGGGCGCCCATCCGCATCGCCGACTGCACGGCGCGCTTCATCGCGCGGCGGAAGCTGATGCGCTGCGCCAGCTGGTGCGCGACGTTGTCGGCCACCAGCTGCGCGTCCAGCTCGGGGCGCTTGATCTCCTCGACGTTGATCCCCACTTCCTTGCTGGTGAGCTGCGCCAGCTCGTCGCGCAGCTTGTCCACCTCGGCCCCGCGCTTGCCGATCACCACGCCCGGCCGCCCGGTGTGCACCGTCACCAGGACCTTGCCCGGCTTGCGCTCGATGTGCACGTCGCTGATGGCCGCGTGCTGGAGCCGGGTCCGCAGGTAGGTGCGGATCAGCTCGTCCTCCTTGAGCAGCGCCGGGAAGTCCCGGTTCGCGAACCAGCGGGAACGCCACGGCTTGACGATGCCGAGCCGGAAACCATGGGGATGCGTCTTCTGTCCCACCGCTAACGCTCCTTGGTCGCCACGAGGATGGTGACGTGGCTGGTCCGCTTCTTCAGGGGCGTCGCGCGCCCCATCGCCGCCGGCATGAACCGCTTCAGGGTCGGGCCCTCGTCCACCATCACCGTCTTCACGAACAGCCGGTCCTCGTCGAACCGCTCGGACGCCCGCTCCGCCTTGATCTTCGCGTTCGCCACGGCCGACAGCAGCACCTTCCGCACCGGCACCGCGGCGCCCTTCTTGCTGAACTTGAGGATCGAGAACGCCTCGCCCACCGGCCGCCCGCGGATCAGGTCCACCACGAGCCGCACCTTGCGCGCCGACTGGCGCAGCGTCCGCTGGACCGCCCGCGCCTCGGTCATGGCTTCGCCGCCGCCGCCGGGGCCGGCGTCGCGGCCGGCGCGCCGCCCTCGGCCTCCAGCTTGGCCTTCTTGTCGGCCGACATCTTGCCGCTGTGGCCGCGGAACAGCCGGGTCGGCGCGAACTCGCCCAGCTTGTGGCCGACCATGTTCTCGCTCACGTACACCGGCACGAACTTGTTGCCGTTGTGGACGGCCAGCGTGTGGCCCACGAAGTCGGGGGTCACGGTGGACGCCCGCGACCAGGTCTTGAGCACCCGCTTCTCGTTCTTGGTGTTCAGCTCGTGGATCCGCTTGAGCAGCCGCTCGTCCACGAACGGGCCCTTCTTGACGCTGCGGGACATTATCGCGTCGCCTTCCCGCGCTTGTGGCCGCGGATGATGAGTTTGTTGCTGGCCTTCTTCTTGTGCCGGGTCTTCACGCCCTCCGGCTTGCCCCACGGGCTCACCGGCGGCCGGCCGCCGCTCGACTTCCCCTCGCCGCCGCCCAGCGGGTGGTCCACCGGGTTCTTCGCCACGCCGCGGACCTTGGAGCGCCGGCCGAGCCAGCGCGACTTGCCCGCCTTGCCGATGCTCTCCAGCTCGTGCTCGACGTTGCCCACCTGGCCGATCGTGGCCAGGCACACGCCGCGCACCAGGCGCACCTCGCCGCTCATCATCTTGAGCGTGACCATCGCGCCTTCCTTGGCCACCACCTGGACCGCGGCGCCGGCCGAGCGGGCCATCTGCCCGCCGCGCCCGGGCTTGAGCTCGACGTTGTGCACCGTGGTGCCCAGCGGCACCTCGGCCAGCGGCACCGCGTTGCCGAGCCGGATGTCGGCGCCCGGCCCGGAGTTGACCGCGTCGCCCACGGCCAGGCCGCGGGGGTGCAGGATGTAGCGCTTCTCGCCGTCGCTGTACTGGATCAGCGCCAGCCGCGCCGAGCGGTTGGGGTCGTACTCGATCGCGGCCACCTTGCCGGGGATGCCGAACTTGTCGCGGCGGAAGTCCACCCGCCGGTACATCCGCTTGTGCCCGCCGCCCCGGTAGCGGGTGGTGACGTGCCCCTGGTTGTTGCGGCCGCCCTGCGAGCGCAGCGGCTCCAGGAGCGACTCCTCGGGCGCCTTCTTGGTGATCTCGTCGAAGTCCGAGATGATCCGGAAGCGCGTGCCCGGCGTGACGGGCTTGAACTGGCGGATGCCCATGGCGTCAGCCCTCGAAGATCGGAATCACGTCGCCCTCCTTCAGGACGACGATCGCCTTCTTCCACTTGGGGCGGCGCCCCGTCCGGCCGCGGCCCAGGCCGCCGGCCCGGCGCTCCTTGGCGCGCATCTGCATCGTCCGCACGTCCTTCACCGTGACGGCGAACAGGTGCTCGATCGCGTCGCGGATCTCGGGCTTGGTGGCGGCGGGGTCGACCCGGAAGGTGTAGATCTTCCGGTTCTCGTACATCGCCGACGACTTCTCCGTCACCAGCGGCTTGACGATCGCGCGATACAGCGCCGGCATGGCCTACTCCTTCTTCCCCGGCTTCTTGCCGGACTTGCCCTTCTTGGTCTCGCGCGCGGGCGCCTTCGCCTTCGGCGCCGGCTTCCTGGCCGCCGGCTTCTTCGCCTCGGCCTTCGCCGGCTTCGCGGCCGCCCTCGCCGGGGCCGCGCCCTTCTTCTCCGCCGCCTTCCGGGCCGGCGGCGCGGCCTTGGCCTTGGCCGGCCGGGTCTCCGCCTTGGTCCGCTTCGGCGGCTTCTCGCGCGGTGCCGGCGCGATGGCCGACGCCTCGCTCCCCGGCTCCAGCGCGCCCAGCGCCGGCTCCTCGATCACCAGCGCCTCGGCCCGCAGGATGTCGTAGGCCGACGCGTCGGCGTAGCGCATCACCGCCACGTTCTGGAGGTTGCGCGCGGAGAGCAGCAGGTTCGGGTTCTGCGCCTCGGTGAGCACCAGCACCCGGCGGTCCTCGATGCCCATCTTGCCCAGCAGCTCGGCCACGCGGCGGGTCTTCGGCTCCTCGAACTGGAGGGGCGCGATGACGTGGATCGCCACCTCGCGGGCGCGCGCGTTCAGCGCCGAGCGCCTCGCCAGCCGGCGCACCTTGCGCGGGATGCCGCGCCGGTAGTCGCGGGGGAGCGGGCCGAAGATCGTGCCGCCGCCGGGCCACAGCGGCGAGCGGGTGGAGCCCTGCCGCGCCCGCCCGGTGCCCTTCTGCCGCCACGGCTTCTGGTTGCCGCCGGTGACGAAGCTGCGGGTCTTGGTCTGGGCGGTGCCCTGCCGCTGGTTGGCCAGGAACGTGGTCACCGCCTGGTGCAGCGCGGCCGCGTGGACCGTGCCGTCGAACGGATCGGCCGGCAGCCGCACCGCGCGCGGCCGGCGGGTGCCGTCCGCGGCGTAGGCCAGGGCCTCGAGCGCGGCCTCCGCGCCGGCGGCCGGCCGGCGGGTGTTCGGCGCGTCGCTCACGCGCCCTCCTTCGACACCGTCACGATGCCGCGCATCGGCCCGGGGACGGCGCCGCGCACGTACAGCAGGTTCTTCTCGCCGTCCACCTTGGCCACCAGCAGGTTGATCTCGGTGGACCGCTCGGCGCCCATGTGGCCGGGCATCCGCTTGCCCTTGATCACCCGCGACGGGTCGGTGCCGGCGCCGACCGAGCCCGGCTTGCGGAAGCGGGTGTTGCCGTGGGTGGCGGGGCCGCCGCCGAAGTGGTGGCGGTGCACCACGCCCTGGAAGCCGCGGCCCTTGGAGACGCCGGTCACCTTGACCCGCTCGCCCGCGGCGAAGGCGGCGACGGTGACCACGGCCCCGCGCTCGGGCGCCTCGCCGCGCGCGGGAAACTCGCGCAGCACCCGGGGCGCGGCGTCGAGGCCGGCCTTGGCGGCGTGGCCGCGCTCGGCCTTGGTCGAGCGCTTCGCCTTGGCGGCGCCGAAGCCGAGCTGCACGCGCGCCGGCTGGCCCTCGCGCGCGGGCCGCACCTGCACGACCGGGCAGGGCCCCGCCTCGATCACCGTCACCGGCGTCGCGGTCCCGTCCTCGGCGAACAGCTGCGTCATCCCCAGTTTACGGCCGATGATCGCGTCCATCGCTATTCCACCTTGATCTCCACGTCCACGCCGGCCGGCAGGTCGAGCTTGGTGAGCGCATCCACCGTCTGCGGCCGCGAGTCCAGGATGTCGATCAGCCGCTTGTGCGTCTTCAGCTCGAACTGCTCGCGGCTCTTCTTGTCCACGTGCGGGCTGCGGAGCACGGTCCAGCGCTGCGTCTTGGTGGGCAGCGGGATCGGCCCCGAGACCTGGGCGCCCGTCTTCTCCGCGGTGCGCACGATGTCCGCCGAGGCCTGGTCGATCACCGCGTGATCGAACGCCTTGAGGCGGATGCGGATGCGGCCTTTCACCGTCGTCACTCCAGGATCTTGGTCACGACGCCCGCCCCGACGGTGCGGCCGCCCTCGCGAATCGCGAAGCGCAGCTGCTCCTCCATGGCGATCGGCGTGATCAGCTGAATCAGCATCTGCACGTTGTCGCCCGGCATCACCATCTCGACGCCGGCCGGCAGCTCGACCGAGCCCGTCACGTCGGTGGTC encodes:
- the rpsJ gene encoding 30S ribosomal protein S10, giving the protein MKGRIRIRLKAFDHAVIDQASADIVRTAEKTGAQVSGPIPLPTKTQRWTVLRSPHVDKKSREQFELKTHKRLIDILDSRPQTVDALTKLDLPAGVDVEIKVE
- the rplC gene encoding 50S ribosomal protein L3, translated to MDAIIGRKLGMTQLFAEDGTATPVTVIEAGPCPVVQVRPAREGQPARVQLGFGAAKAKRSTKAERGHAAKAGLDAAPRVLREFPARGEAPERGAVVTVAAFAAGERVKVTGVSKGRGFQGVVHRHHFGGGPATHGNTRFRKPGSVGAGTDPSRVIKGKRMPGHMGAERSTEINLLVAKVDGEKNLLYVRGAVPGPMRGIVTVSKEGA
- the rpsS gene encoding 30S ribosomal protein S19 yields the protein MSRSVKKGPFVDERLLKRIHELNTKNEKRVLKTWSRASTVTPDFVGHTLAVHNGNKFVPVYVSENMVGHKLGEFAPTRLFRGHSGKMSADKKAKLEAEGGAPAATPAPAAAAKP
- the rpsC gene encoding 30S ribosomal protein S3; its protein translation is MGQKTHPHGFRLGIVKPWRSRWFANRDFPALLKEDELIRTYLRTRLQHAAISDVHIERKPGKVLVTVHTGRPGVVIGKRGAEVDKLRDELAQLTSKEVGINVEEIKRPELDAQLVADNVAHQLAQRISFRRAMKRAVQSAMRMGAQGIKIKCGGRLGGAEIARVEGYHEGRVPLHTLRADVDYATATAKTTFGTIGVKTWIFKGEVVEDARGRTYSTGA
- the rplB gene encoding 50S ribosomal protein L2, which produces MGIRQFKPVTPGTRFRIISDFDEITKKAPEESLLEPLRSQGGRNNQGHVTTRYRGGGHKRMYRRVDFRRDKFGIPGKVAAIEYDPNRSARLALIQYSDGEKRYILHPRGLAVGDAVNSGPGADIRLGNAVPLAEVPLGTTVHNVELKPGRGGQMARSAGAAVQVVAKEGAMVTLKMMSGEVRLVRGVCLATIGQVGNVEHELESIGKAGKSRWLGRRSKVRGVAKNPVDHPLGGGEGKSSGGRPPVSPWGKPEGVKTRHKKKASNKLIIRGHKRGKATR
- the rplD gene encoding 50S ribosomal protein L4, whose protein sequence is MSDAPNTRRPAAGAEAALEALAYAADGTRRPRAVRLPADPFDGTVHAAALHQAVTTFLANQRQGTAQTKTRSFVTGGNQKPWRQKGTGRARQGSTRSPLWPGGGTIFGPLPRDYRRGIPRKVRRLARRSALNARAREVAIHVIAPLQFEEPKTRRVAELLGKMGIEDRRVLVLTEAQNPNLLLSARNLQNVAVMRYADASAYDILRAEALVIEEPALGALEPGSEASAIAPAPREKPPKRTKAETRPAKAKAAPPARKAAEKKGAAPARAAAKPAKAEAKKPAARKPAPKAKAPARETKKGKSGKKPGKKE
- the rplW gene encoding 50S ribosomal protein L23 encodes the protein MPALYRAIVKPLVTEKSSAMYENRKIYTFRVDPAATKPEIRDAIEHLFAVTVKDVRTMQMRAKERRAGGLGRGRTGRRPKWKKAIVVLKEGDVIPIFEG
- the rplP gene encoding 50S ribosomal protein L16, which codes for MLAPKRVKFRKQMKGRMRGVATRGQTVAFGHFGLQALEAGWVTNRQIEAARVAMTRSMKRGGKLWIRLFPDKPITKKPAETRMGKGKGNPEGWVCPVKIGRMLFEIEGIEEALAKKALALASAKLPISTRFVKREV
- the rplV gene encoding 50S ribosomal protein L22; this translates as MTEARAVQRTLRQSARKVRLVVDLIRGRPVGEAFSILKFSKKGAAVPVRKVLLSAVANAKIKAERASERFDEDRLFVKTVMVDEGPTLKRFMPAAMGRATPLKKRTSHVTILVATKER